One part of the Pandoraea faecigallinarum genome encodes these proteins:
- a CDS encoding IS6 family transposase — protein MRKPKSLYHGHRFPASVISHAVRWYFRFQLSLRDIEELLFERGVIVSYETIRRWCDKFGAGFAHRVKAARRKPGSTWHLDEMFVGLRGEQYLLWRAVDAHGAQLDILLQKRRDKAAAKRFFKRVLRSNPVPHKIVTEQLRSYPAAKADIPALANVKHVFVKAAARVNNRAQNSHQPTRERERRMRGFRDLARTQTFLSSFGPIRQHFALKRHLLRAPLFRKQLAVHFAQWREFTHVTQNPSHTF, from the coding sequence ATGAGAAAACCGAAATCACTCTATCACGGCCACCGATTCCCGGCGTCGGTCATCAGCCATGCCGTGCGTTGGTACTTCCGATTTCAGCTCAGCTTGCGCGACATCGAAGAGTTGCTGTTCGAGCGTGGGGTGATAGTCAGCTACGAGACGATCCGCCGCTGGTGCGACAAGTTTGGCGCGGGCTTTGCTCACCGGGTGAAAGCGGCACGCCGCAAGCCCGGTAGCACGTGGCACCTCGACGAGATGTTTGTAGGCCTGCGCGGTGAGCAGTACCTGCTGTGGCGCGCCGTCGACGCGCATGGCGCGCAACTCGACATCCTGCTGCAGAAGCGGCGCGACAAGGCGGCCGCCAAGCGCTTCTTTAAGCGCGTGCTGCGCTCGAACCCGGTGCCGCACAAGATCGTGACCGAGCAACTGCGCAGCTATCCGGCGGCTAAAGCCGACATCCCGGCGCTGGCCAATGTAAAGCATGTGTTCGTCAAAGCAGCGGCTCGAGTCAACAATCGCGCGCAGAACAGCCATCAACCTACGCGGGAGCGCGAGCGGCGCATGCGTGGCTTTCGCGACCTAGCGCGCACGCAAACCTTCCTCTCGAGCTTCGGGCCAATCCGGCAACACTTCGCACTCAAACGACATTTGCTGCGCGCGCCGCTCTTTCGCAAACAGCTCGCGGTGCACTTTGCTCAATGGCGTGAATTCACCCACGTTACCCAAAATCCGTCTCATACTTTTTGA